In a genomic window of Vibrio gigantis:
- a CDS encoding relaxase/mobilization nuclease domain-containing protein has protein sequence MIYKEPEQNGGKHTDQTADVLIKYVAGDDERLAKYLVNYGAGATKSSVSVTEFVYANNIIHIPENAKCASGEMLDMSLAIREMQESIRLNPSAKQQFKHMIVSLDTNESLTNPQWCKTAKNLMSRLGYANCRYIVFKHNDTDQEHIHVITSTIDIVTRKRIKDSYSKIRAQEVMRELEIEFGLRQLVSSNDIGYDTYSDINDAKKFNKKAQIARLVKTGINKLKPGSNLAEFVTAVESTHSRLKVELQTKKGMAVGIVFNLDGVRMSASQLGGNRKYTLGKLIRNGILHDACKDLSNYEEELERAAVHAQEQSDNAIRVYENKQDQDMRTYLVMLSLNVRYRREVEQLIDDMKWNLRARKRLKGASDVVYVVEMISTLKDVEMGFETVIEALFLDTLDKAFSCITKRKAMENLFENLSTKQISESDYKTFITTAHVEVLHKNDKPQQSLVNKLLESIISQDYKGIKK, from the coding sequence ATGATCTATAAGGAACCCGAACAAAATGGCGGTAAGCACACAGATCAGACCGCTGATGTTCTCATAAAGTATGTTGCAGGTGACGATGAACGGCTGGCTAAATATCTAGTAAACTATGGTGCAGGTGCCACTAAAAGCTCTGTTTCAGTAACCGAGTTCGTTTATGCAAATAATATTATACATATCCCTGAAAATGCCAAATGTGCATCAGGAGAGATGTTAGATATGTCACTTGCGATAAGAGAGATGCAAGAATCTATAAGGCTTAACCCAAGTGCTAAACAGCAGTTTAAGCACATGATAGTTAGCCTCGATACAAATGAAAGCTTAACTAATCCACAATGGTGTAAAACAGCTAAAAATTTGATGAGCCGTTTGGGTTATGCAAATTGTAGATATATTGTCTTTAAACATAATGATACCGACCAAGAACATATACACGTAATCACGTCTACCATCGATATAGTGACAAGAAAGCGCATCAAAGACTCTTATAGCAAGATACGAGCACAAGAAGTAATGAGGGAGCTAGAGATAGAGTTTGGTCTGCGACAATTAGTAAGTAGTAATGATATTGGTTACGATACCTATTCTGATATTAATGACGCTAAAAAATTTAACAAAAAGGCTCAAATCGCTAGGCTGGTAAAAACAGGTATTAATAAGTTAAAGCCAGGCTCTAATCTTGCAGAGTTTGTCACTGCTGTTGAGTCAACACATTCAAGGCTCAAAGTAGAGCTACAAACAAAGAAGGGGATGGCGGTGGGTATCGTATTTAATCTCGACGGGGTTCGAATGTCTGCTTCTCAGCTGGGCGGAAATCGAAAATATACACTAGGAAAGCTAATTAGAAACGGTATTCTACATGACGCCTGTAAAGACCTTAGTAACTATGAAGAAGAACTTGAAAGAGCGGCTGTGCACGCTCAAGAACAATCAGATAATGCGATTAGAGTTTATGAGAATAAGCAAGATCAAGATATGAGGACTTATCTTGTCATGCTTTCTTTGAATGTTAGATATCGCAGAGAAGTGGAACAATTAATAGATGATATGAAGTGGAACTTGAGAGCACGTAAAAGATTAAAAGGCGCTTCTGATGTTGTGTATGTCGTTGAGATGATTTCTACGCTTAAAGATGTTGAAATGGGTTTTGAAACTGTCATTGAAGCGCTATTTTTGGATACTCTTGATAAAGCATTTAGCTGCATCACTAAGCGAAAAGCAATGGAAAATTTATTTGAAAATTTAAGCACAAAACAGATTTCTGAGAGTGACTATAAGACTTTTATTACTACCGCTCATGTTGAGGTCTTACACAAGAATGATAAACCACAACAAAGTTTGGTGAACAAACTATTAGAAAGTATCATTAGCCAGGATTACAAAGGTATAAAGAAGTAA
- a CDS encoding HVO_A0114 family putative DNA-binding protein: MKARIGIASEELVRKYILDVSAGKLNHVEDIPHFWFSSLTELAQVLTNENIKLLYMISRDRANSVGKLSAITGRSVEELSVSIDDLASKGFVRIDRCGNEERLTAIYTSFEILMGKELEDLLLQLL; this comes from the coding sequence ATGAAAGCTAGAATCGGAATCGCCTCGGAAGAACTCGTTCGCAAGTATATATTGGATGTTTCAGCTGGAAAATTAAACCATGTCGAAGATATCCCTCATTTCTGGTTTTCATCATTAACGGAGCTGGCACAGGTTTTAACTAACGAAAATATTAAGCTTTTATATATGATTTCTCGTGATAGAGCAAATAGTGTAGGGAAGTTATCTGCTATAACAGGTCGCAGTGTCGAAGAACTTTCGGTTTCTATTGATGACCTTGCATCTAAAGGTTTTGTTCGTATTGATAGATGTGGAAACGAAGAGCGTCTTACTGCCATTTATACCTCTTTTGAGATCCTCATGGGTAAAGAACTGGAAGATCTGCTTCTACAGCTACTTTAA
- a CDS encoding DUF726 domain-containing protein: MFKRKSAIGATRKEWITAMENAKLAGMQLANYIDKNPSKYILMGHSLGSRVIFNCLVNMKTYDRVMGAFLLGGAVGAESPWGNIAMRKSIRIFNCYSDNDMVLRGLYRAGTLFADTPVGIKPIEQGYNNQIFNINMSRIVRGHTDYKKAEVGNLIKTYTSVPR, from the coding sequence TTGTTTAAACGTAAATCCGCAATTGGTGCTACTCGCAAAGAGTGGATAACTGCGATGGAAAATGCCAAACTAGCGGGAATGCAACTTGCAAACTATATCGATAAAAACCCGAGTAAATACATTTTGATGGGCCATTCACTAGGTTCACGAGTGATATTTAATTGCTTAGTCAACATGAAAACCTATGACCGAGTGATGGGTGCTTTTCTATTAGGCGGCGCGGTAGGTGCTGAAAGCCCTTGGGGTAACATAGCAATGAGAAAATCGATTCGCATTTTTAACTGTTACTCCGATAACGATATGGTGCTGCGCGGACTTTATCGAGCAGGAACATTGTTTGCCGATACGCCCGTTGGCATAAAACCAATTGAGCAAGGTTATAACAACCAGATCTTTAATATTAATATGTCACGCATTGTTCGAGGACACACCGATTATAAAAAAGCGGAAGTGGGTAACCTGATCAAAACATATACTTCTGTTCCTCGCTAG